The genomic segment AAATTATAGCCAGTAATAGTTTTTTGAAGTTACCTTACTTGGGGTTAAACATGCTATACTGATTTCAAGAATAAAGCAAGGCAATTAAGGGGGATTAAAAAAATGAGTATAGAATTTAAAAATGCAAAACAAAGAAGTGTTGCACCATTTAGGGCTGATATTGTAGGAAGTTTTTTACGACCAGAGGTAATTAAAGAGGCGCGTGCTAAATTTCAAAATCAAGAAATTTTAAGTAGTGAATTAAGAAGAATAGAAGATGAAGAAATAATAAAATTAGTGAAAAAACAAAAGGAACTTGGACTTAAAGCAGTAACAGATGGAGAATTTAGGCGCTCATGGTGGCATCTTGATTTTATGTGGGGATTAGATGGAGTAGAAAAACGTGTACTAGAAGCAGGCTATAAATTTAATGGGTTAGAAACTAGAGCAGAAACAGCCACATTAACAGGAAAAATAGATTTTAGTAATCATCCGATGCTTGAACATTATAAATTTTTAAGAAGTATCTCTGGAGATGATATAGTGGCTAGACAGACGATTCCAGCACCAGCACAATTTCTTGCAGAACTTCAACGTGGTGAAAATAAGGAGATTACAGAATCTATTTATAAAAACATAGATGAGTTAATTTTAGATATTGCAAATGCTTACAAAAAAGCTATTAAAGCATTTTATAACGAAGGTTGCAGAAATCTTCAACTTGACGATTGTACTTGGGGTATGCTTTGTGATAAAAAATATTGGGAAGCTAGACAACAAGAAGGCGTAGATACAAATGACATTGCTAAACTATACGCAAAGGTAAACAACTTAGCAATTGAAGACCATCCTGAAGATTTGGTTATTACAATGCATGTTTGCCGTGGAAATTATAATTCAACATGGGCAGGGTCTGGTGGATATGAACCAGTGGCAGAAATTCTTTTTGGAACTGTAAATGTAGATGGGTTTTATCTAGAGTATGATACAGATCGTGCAGGAGATTTTGCACCATTAAGATTTATTAAAAATCAACAAGTAGTTTTAGGGTTAATAAGTTCCAAGACAGGAATATTAGAAAATAAAGAAGAAGTTAAAGAAAGAATTAGAGAAGCAACAAAATACGTAGATATTAACCAAGTTTGCTTAAGTCCACAATGTGGTTTTGCCTCTACTGAGGAGGGAAATATTCTAACAGAAGAAGAACAATGGAATAAGATAAAGCTAGTAAGAGAAATTTCAGAAGAAATTTGGAAATAAAAATATATGATTTCTTCCTTAAGTGAGTATAATATAATTATATTTATAGGCTAATTTGAAAGATAAAAAGCAAATTAGAAGGAGGATTTAAATGAGAGTAATGACCTTTAATTTAAGACGCGATGTTCCTATAGATTTTAATGATAGATGGAATAATAGAAGGAGCTTGGCTTATAACGTAATAAATGAGTATAAATGCGATATAATAGGGGTTCAGGAAATTAAAGATAATATGCTTAATGATATTAAAGAAAATATTGAAGGATATAATATTATTGGAGCTCCAAGAGGGAAAAAAGTTTCTTCAGAAAGAAATAGTTTATTAATCTCTAGAAATTATTTAATTGAAGATTATAAAACTTTCTGGCTATCTGAAACTCCAGATAAGATAGGAAGCCGCGTATGGTACTCATATCTTCCAAGAATTTGTACAACAGCTATTTTACAAATGGATAATGGAAGAAGAGTTAGGGTTTGTAATACTCATTTAGATAATCTGCTTCCAAAGGCAAGAATGTATGGTTTAAAAAAGATTTTAGAATTCATAGAAGATGAAAAACTTCCAGTTATATTAATGGGGGATTTTAATGATAGACCTAATAGTAAGTTGATTAAAAGTCTTAAAGAGGGGAAAATATCAAGTAAAAAATTATTACCAGTACAAGACGTAAATATGGGGTTATATAATGAATCTACAATAGGAAATTTCAAAAGGTCAGGAAAAGGGCTTCATATAGATTATATATTTGTATCGGAGGAAATAGATGTAGTTAATGCTGAAATAATTAAATATAATGTTAATGGGAAGTATCCCTCTGACCATTATCCGTTAATGGCAGATATATTAGTAAAATAGATTATATCGTAATCAATTCAAGTAATAATAGAAGAGTTGTATATTTAGTATATAAATAGAGAATATATGGCTTGGAATTATGTTATAATTTACAGAGATTATAAATATTTTAATCCTAAAAGCTACGAATATATTTATTATTTCTAGCGATGATGATTCTAAAGCTTTAGCAAAAATGTAGGTATATTTATCTAATAAGTCAGATCTTTAAATTGAATATATAAAAATTTAAATAAAGCATTAGTAAAAAAAACTTGGAATTCTAAGATTATGAATCCAAGTTTTTTTATTGTCTAGGGAAATATAAGAATTTTGAATTTTGAAAGCTGGTTATATCAATGGTTAAGAGGATGTTGGCTTGTAAAAATATTATTAAGAATGAGCGTGGCGCAGCCACTTTTTTTCTTCTCTAGAAATTTATATTGCAGTGAAATCTCAAGCTACACAGTCGGATGGGATTTTGTTGCTATGTGATTTTTACTAAATTAAGAAGTTGAAGTTATACTTTATGTTGATCGTGTTGGATATAAATACATAATGACCCAATTAACTTTAAATTGAAGAAAAAGTGTTATATAATAGTATATATTGTAAATAAATTAAAAATAAAATAAAAAAATATATTATCTATATAAAGGAGAATAAATTTATTGTCGAAATTAGAGAAATGTGTATGCGTAACATACATATGTTTAGCAATTGTATTAGGTGGGCTTGCAGCTTATTATAAAGTAACATTTGGTGAAATAAATTACAGCAGCTTAATAGCTAGAAAAGATAAGGATACCTCTGATGCAAATGATAATACTACTAATAAAAATGAGAATATAGAAAAAGTATTAACTGCCGCACCCAAAGTGCCGATAAAAGCAGAATTAACAGCCTACTGCAATTGCGCTATATGTTCAGAAGCCTGGGGCTCAGAAACCGCAATGCAGACCCATACTAGAGTTGGAACTATAGCTGTACCTAAAAATATTCCGTTAGGAAGTAAAATATATATTCCGGATTTAAAAGATTACAAAGATGACGGTATTTTTGATGCAGAAGATAGAGGTGGCGCAGTTAAAGTTAAAAGTGATGGCACCTATATAATAGATGTGTGGCTTCCAACCCATGAGCAAGTCAAGGAATTTGGAAGAAAAAAGACTACAGTTTATTTAATAAAATAATAGTAGCTTGAAGTTTTTCTAATATTCAATTAAAATTATGTTAGTATGAGGAAATAAAGCAAGAAAAAAATAGAATATATATATTGTAAAAACAGTCCTTCATTATAATTCTAAAAAATATTACAAGAATTTTAGCTGTAATTGTGAATTGTGAAATGTGCATTGTGAATTGCAATATATATTACATATATTTTGTTAAGAAGAGTCTTTTTTTAGACTAAGGGGGACAATAGGCTTATGGGTCAATCAAAAGAAAATGATCAAATATTTTGGGACAGTAGAGAAAACATTATATCACCAGAATTAGTTGAAGAAAGAATAGAAGAGATGAATGAAACGTTACTTGTTTATAGATCAGCAATAAAGGAAGTTAAGACTAAATTAGATATTTTAGATGATGAACTTAAGATAAAGAGGAAGAGGAATCCGATTGAATACATGAAATCCAGAGTGAAGACTCCAAGCAGTATTATGGATAAACTTAAACGTAAAGGGTTCGAGATGAGTATTGAATCTGCTAAAAAGAATTTAAATGATATTGCGGGAATTAGAGTTATCTGTTCTTTTGTAGGTGATATATATGATATTGCCAATATGCTAATAAGACAGGATGATATAACACTAATTGAAGAAAAAGATTATATAAACAGTCCTAAGCCAAATGGCTATAGAAGTCTTCATTTAGTTATAGAGGTTCCAATATTTTTTTCGGATCATGTAGAGCCAGTCAGAGTTGAAGTTCAAATTAGAACGATAGCTATGGACTTTTGGGCTAGTCTTGAGCATAAATTATATTATAAGACATCTGGAGATGGACCACTGCATATTACACAAGACCTAAAGGAATGTGCAGAGCTTATAGCATCTACAGATATGAGAATGCAAGATATACAAAGAGAGGTAGAAAAACTAAGATAGGTGGGTTGTTAAAATGATAAAAGAGCTTGTATTGAAAAATAGATCATATAGGAGGTTTTATCAGGATAAGAGTATTGAAATGAATACTTTAAGAGAATTGGTAGATTTAGCGAGACTATCACCATCAGGAGCTAATAAACAAGTGTTAAAATACATTTTATCAAATGAAAAAGAACAAAATGAAAAAATAAGTAAATGCATATTTTGGGCAGGTTACTATAAGGATTGGGATGGTCCTAAAGAAGGTGAAAAACCAAGTGCTTATATAGTAGTGCTAAAAGATACAAGTCTTGGCCAAGGTGCATCACAAGATGATGGCATAGCAGTACAAAGTATGTTACTTGGAGCTGTTGAAAATAATTTGGGCGGATGCATTATAGGAAATATAGATAGAAAGAATTTAAGAGAAGAACTAAATTTAGATGAAAAATTTGAAATTGCTTTGGTAGTAGCTCTTGGTTATCCTAAAGAAGAAGTAGTTATAGAAAATATAAATGAATCTGGAGATGTGAAGTATTGGAGAGATGACAACCAAGTACATCATGTTCCAAAAAGAACATTGGGTGATTTGATTTTATAAGTAGTGAACTCGAATCTATTATTTGATGTGAATCGGTTAAGCAGACAGCTCAAAAGTGATGCTCCCGATCTTGTATTTGGCTATAAGTGAAGAGTTCTTAATTGCAGAATAGCTGTTTAATTTATAGGTGAAGAACTTTCTCTGTGAGCATCTATGATTTAATGATGGTTGCTTACTCTGTGAGTATCCAGTGAACAAATGAGAATTCATTTTCTTTAAAAAATATTGATATAATAGTGTGATTTTGAACATACTATACTTGTTACTTTGTAGAAAAAGGAGAATAGTATATATGGAAAGAATACATTATAATGTTGATGGATTAGCAAATGAAAATATGAAAACACAAGTTAAGAATGCACTGGAAAAAATCCAAGGTGTAGATAAGGTTTGT from the Clostridium beijerinckii genome contains:
- a CDS encoding 5-methyltetrahydropteroyltriglutamate--homocysteine S-methyltransferase encodes the protein MSIEFKNAKQRSVAPFRADIVGSFLRPEVIKEARAKFQNQEILSSELRRIEDEEIIKLVKKQKELGLKAVTDGEFRRSWWHLDFMWGLDGVEKRVLEAGYKFNGLETRAETATLTGKIDFSNHPMLEHYKFLRSISGDDIVARQTIPAPAQFLAELQRGENKEITESIYKNIDELILDIANAYKKAIKAFYNEGCRNLQLDDCTWGMLCDKKYWEARQQEGVDTNDIAKLYAKVNNLAIEDHPEDLVITMHVCRGNYNSTWAGSGGYEPVAEILFGTVNVDGFYLEYDTDRAGDFAPLRFIKNQQVVLGLISSKTGILENKEEVKERIREATKYVDINQVCLSPQCGFASTEEGNILTEEEQWNKIKLVREISEEIWK
- a CDS encoding endonuclease/exonuclease/phosphatase family protein encodes the protein MRVMTFNLRRDVPIDFNDRWNNRRSLAYNVINEYKCDIIGVQEIKDNMLNDIKENIEGYNIIGAPRGKKVSSERNSLLISRNYLIEDYKTFWLSETPDKIGSRVWYSYLPRICTTAILQMDNGRRVRVCNTHLDNLLPKARMYGLKKILEFIEDEKLPVILMGDFNDRPNSKLIKSLKEGKISSKKLLPVQDVNMGLYNESTIGNFKRSGKGLHIDYIFVSEEIDVVNAEIIKYNVNGKYPSDHYPLMADILVK
- a CDS encoding 3D domain-containing protein; amino-acid sequence: MSKLEKCVCVTYICLAIVLGGLAAYYKVTFGEINYSSLIARKDKDTSDANDNTTNKNENIEKVLTAAPKVPIKAELTAYCNCAICSEAWGSETAMQTHTRVGTIAVPKNIPLGSKIYIPDLKDYKDDGIFDAEDRGGAVKVKSDGTYIIDVWLPTHEQVKEFGRKKTTVYLIK
- a CDS encoding GTP pyrophosphokinase, whose amino-acid sequence is MGQSKENDQIFWDSRENIISPELVEERIEEMNETLLVYRSAIKEVKTKLDILDDELKIKRKRNPIEYMKSRVKTPSSIMDKLKRKGFEMSIESAKKNLNDIAGIRVICSFVGDIYDIANMLIRQDDITLIEEKDYINSPKPNGYRSLHLVIEVPIFFSDHVEPVRVEVQIRTIAMDFWASLEHKLYYKTSGDGPLHITQDLKECAELIASTDMRMQDIQREVEKLR
- a CDS encoding nitroreductase family protein; protein product: MIKELVLKNRSYRRFYQDKSIEMNTLRELVDLARLSPSGANKQVLKYILSNEKEQNEKISKCIFWAGYYKDWDGPKEGEKPSAYIVVLKDTSLGQGASQDDGIAVQSMLLGAVENNLGGCIIGNIDRKNLREELNLDEKFEIALVVALGYPKEEVVIENINESGDVKYWRDDNQVHHVPKRTLGDLIL
- a CDS encoding heavy-metal-associated domain-containing protein, whose protein sequence is MERIHYNVDGLANENMKTQVKNALEKIQGVDKVCVDLARGSVEVVYNAPATVEEIKSCIENTGHDAR